In Longimicrobium sp., the genomic window CGCACTCGAATTCTCCTCTCCCCCATGGGGTTTATGGGGGAGAGGCCGGGAGAGGGGGGCGCCGCGGCATTCATCGCAATCCGTCGAACCCCGGCCGTAGTTATCCCGTCCTCCGGCGCCGCCCTTGCCACGCCCCGCGCCCGCACCCCATCATCCCTGCGGCGCAGTTCCATCCCCACCGCTTCCCATCCATGGACCGCAACCGAATCATCACCATCGCCGTGGGCGCCGCGCTCCTCGGCTTCCTCCTCGGCTTTCTGCCCCAGTGGTCGCGCGCGAACGGGCTGCGCGACGATCTCGATGATACGCGTCTGCAGCTGCGGACGGCGCAGATCGAAAACCGCATCGGCGCCGCGCTGGCGGAGTCGCTGCGCAGCAACTACGAGCGCTCGCGGCAGGTGATGACCACGGTGTTCAGCGACCTGCAGGCCGTTCGCGGGCAGGTTTCGCCCGCGCAGCAGAAGGAGGTGGACGCCATCCTGGCGCAGCGCGACGAGATGGTTACGCTGCTGGCCCGCGCCGCGCCCGAGAGCAGCCAGCGCCTGATGCTCATCCACACGCGCTACCACGGCGCGTTCTCCGGTGACACCGCGCCGGCGACCACCCCCGCAGGTCCCTCGGTGCCCGGCAAGCCCGCGCGCTGACGGCGCGGACGCGGTGAAAAGAAAGAGGCCGGGCGCTCGCGCGCCCGGCCTCCGTCGTTCGTTCCGCAGCGCGCCCCTCAGATCCGGCGCAGGTTCCGCACGTTGTGCCGGCGCTCGCGCCAGGCGTCGACGCTGTACTTTCCCCCGCCGCGGGCGGCGAAGTAGAAGAAGACGAAGCAGTACAGCGCGGCCAGCTCGCCCCGGTTTACGATGGGCCAGAACCCGTCTGGCGCGTGCGACTGGAAGTAGGCCACGGCCAGCATTCCCGACAGCAGGAACGCCACCGGCCGCGTGAACAGCCCCACCACCAGCAGCGGCGCCACGAACACCTCCAGCACCCCCGCCAGCCCGCTCTGCGACAGCAGCGGCGCCGTGGCGCCGGGCGTGCCGCGCCATCCGCCCAGCTCGCCGAACAGCTTCTGCGCGCCGTGCTGCATCAGCATCAGCCCGGCGACGACGCGCAGCAGCGCCAGCGTGGCTTCTTCGTAGCGGTGCATGAAGAACCGGCTTTCCCCCATCCACCCTTCCCGCTGCCCCCGGTTGCCCTCGCCCGCCGGAATGCTCACCGCGATCCGCCGCCGGAGATGCCCTGCTTCTCCTTGGCCTCGCGGCGCTCGCGCTCGGCGTGGTGGGCGGCGCGAAGGCGGTCGTATTCCGCCTGCTGGGCGGGGGTGAGCACCTGGCGCACCTCTGCCCGCGCGCTGTCGTGCGCCGCGCGGATGGGCGCCCCGTGCACCTGCCAGACGGTGTCCATGCGGGCGCGGCGCCGGGCCATGATGGCGTCGATGCGCTGGCGCTGCTCGGGCGAGAGCGAAAGCTTCTCGAAAATCGAATGCGGCCCGCGCCGGTCCGAGCATTCGGCCGCTGTGGCCGTCCTGGGCTCGGTTTCGCGGGCGGAAAGGGCGCGGCTGGACGCGGCGCCGGCCAGCAGGCCGGCGGCGAAGGTCACCACCAGCATTCCCATTCCCATCAGGCGCGTGCGGCTGGGGCGGTTCACGGGCGTACCCCCGGGTGTGTCAGGTCAGCGTGCATCGTTCACTTCGTCGTCCCACTGGGCCAGCAGGTCTTCTTCGGTGGGCGGCCGGTCTTCGGCTACCCAGTCGCTGGCGGGCCCCGGAATGCTCAGCGCGTCGGCCACGGTCAGCGGCAGCGGCTCGGCAGCGGCGGCGGGCCCGGTGCGGGTGAGCAGCCCCAGCGACAGCGCGGCGACCACCGCGGCGGCGGCCAGCGTGGGACGTGCCCACGCGGCCAGCTCCGAAAGCGGCGTGCGCTGCACCACGCCCACCCGCGCGCGCGCCAGCACGGCGCCGATCAGGCGCTCGCGGCGGTGCGCCGGCAGGGCCAGCGGTGACAGGTCGATCGGCTCCGGCTCCATCATTCCTCCTCGCGAACCAGGGCCTGCAAGCGGGCGCGAACCGCGCGGCGGGCGTTGAACAGGTGGTAGCGTACGGTGCCTTCGGGCATCCCCAGCACGTCGCCGATCTCGCGGTGCTTCCAGCCTTCCAGGTCGTGCATCAGCAGAACCTCGCGCTGGCCCTGCGTGAGCCCCGACATGGCCTCCGTCAGCTGGTCGCGCAGGTCGGCGCGTTCGGCGTCGTCGGCGGGCGAGTCGGGAGAGGCGGCGTGGCTGGCGTCGTCCAGCGGCTCGGCGGCGCGAATGCCCAGGTAGCGGCGATGGTTCAGGGCGCGGTTGCGGACGATGCGCACCAGCCATCCCCCGAACTTGCGCGGGTCGCGGCACTCGGCCAGCCGCTCCAGCGCCAGGACCATGGCGTCCTGCACCACGTCCTCGGCATCGTGGGGGTTGCGCGTGACGGCCAGGGCTACGGCGTAGGCGGTGCCGGCGTGCGCGCGCAGCAGGGCGTCTG contains:
- a CDS encoding sigma-70 family RNA polymerase sigma factor, encoding RASVFPAARVYPCRMSDDDARLVRRALAGHAGAADALLRAHAGTAYAVALAVTRNPHDAEDVVQDAMVLALERLAECRDPRKFGGWLVRIVRNRALNHRRYLGIRAAEPLDDASHAASPDSPADDAERADLRDQLTEAMSGLTQGQREVLLMHDLEGWKHREIGDVLGMPEGTVRYHLFNARRAVRARLQALVREEE
- a CDS encoding DoxX family protein; this translates as MSIPAGEGNRGQREGWMGESRFFMHRYEEATLALLRVVAGLMLMQHGAQKLFGELGGWRGTPGATAPLLSQSGLAGVLEVFVAPLLVVGLFTRPVAFLLSGMLAVAYFQSHAPDGFWPIVNRGELAALYCFVFFYFAARGGGKYSVDAWRERRHNVRNLRRI